Below is a genomic region from Kribbella qitaiheensis.
ATCTGGCACTTCTACGGTCACCTGTCCGAGGTGGAGGTCAGGCACGGGGACACGGTGGAGACGGGGGATCGCCTGGGCGTCGCGACGGGACCGCACCTGCACTACGAGGAGCGGATCACGCCGTACCGGCCCGGCGACCACCGCAGTCCCCGGTTCGACCTCCATCCGAACGCCCGGCTGCCGTCGAAGTAGCAACAGGGGAGAAGTAGTAACGGGGGAGTGGCGTGGGGCGGATCGGCCGTGGAGGGAGCGGCCGGACCGCTCGGCGTGAGTGCCCTGCGTCGGACGCGGGGCACTACCGTTCAGCGATGATCGCTACTGAGGTCGAGACCGCGCGACTGGCTCTGTTGCCGTTGCGGGTGGAGTACGCCGAGGAGATGGCCGGCGTACTGGGCGCTCCTGAGCTCTATGAATTCACCGGTGGTGAGCCGCCGACAGTGGCGGACCTCACAGCGCGGTACGGGCGCCAGGTGGCTGGACCAGACCGGCCCGGCGAGTACTGGCTCAACTGGGTGCTGCGGTCACTCCAGGACGATGCTCTGGTGGGCTACGTGCAGGCGACGGTCACCAGCGACGAGGCAGAGATCGCCTGGGTCGTCGGGACGGCCTGGCA
It encodes:
- a CDS encoding M23 family metallopeptidase, which produces MAAPVHNPRVTCEFGVSGEHGPHSGRDYGAEPGTPVRATLAGVVVRTGGDEVVVESNAIWHFYGHLSEVEVRHGDTVETGDRLGVATGPHLHYEERITPYRPGDHRSPRFDLHPNARLPSK
- a CDS encoding GNAT family N-acetyltransferase, producing the protein MIATEVETARLALLPLRVEYAEEMAGVLGAPELYEFTGGEPPTVADLTARYGRQVAGPDRPGEYWLNWVLRSLQDDALVGYVQATVTSDEAEIAWVVGTAWQGHGYAKEAAAGLVSWLEAHGVRRIVAHVHPEHGASAAVSAAAGLSRTEVVQDGEYRWERDLL